The sequence TACGATGATGAAGGGATTAAGGCGAGAAAAGTAGAAATCATAAAGGATGGAGTTCTTAAAGAATATCTCCTCGACAGAGAAACTGCAACATTCTTTGGGCTTGAGCCTAACGGTCATGGAAGGGCACAGAGTTACAACTATCAGCCCCTCGTGAGGATGAGCAACACCTATATAGAGCCCAGAGACTGGAGCTTTGAGGAGATGGTTGAAGAGGTCAAAAACGGGCTCTACCTCATAGGAGACAAAGGCGGGCAGGTGGACATAGCTAACGGAACCTTCATGTTCGGGGCAAAGGAGGGATATATAATCGAGAACGGGGAGATAAAGACACCCATAAGAGATGTAGCGCTCTCGGGCAAGATTCTAGACGTCCTCAAGAACATAAGAGCCATAGGAAGAGACCTCAAAATCGAGTTCCCCGGCTACTGCGGAAAAGGTCAATGGGTATCTGTTGACGACGGAGGCCCCCACGTTTTGACGAGGGCACTAGTGGGAGGATTCCTTTGATCCCCAGATTTTTATCTCAATTCTGCCCCAGCTCTTCCACCCGTTTTCTCCAAATGCCACTATGTAAACATAATATTTCTGACCAACGTGGGTGTTTTTAGTATTGATTTCCACCTCGAAGGTCGCATTTTTCTCTGGGGGGATAAAAAGCTCTCTCGGAGTTATCTCGACGCTTATGTTTTCAATATCTTTAAGATTCTCTGCCGTACGACTCCAGCTTTCACTCGTACTGGGACTTCCCAGAAAGGCCTTTATCTCTACTTTCCCTGCGTAGTAGCACGTTATGTTGCCTACTTTATACTCCTTGGCAAAGATTTCGCCTCTAATTCTTATAGTGGCATTGGGTGGCATTAGAAACGCTGGAGTCTGCAGCACTTTGCCGTCGAGTTTTTCAAAAAGGAGATTATTCGCGTTGAACTCCCCATAACCTGGATAAATAACTGGACACGAGAAGGATGACTCCAAGGAACTGCTTTGAGTACTTTTAGAGGTCTCATTCATCTCCAAGCATCCTGCTATAACAACCATGAGAACCAAGACCAACCAAGGAAGTCTCATTGTTTTTCGCCAATACTAATTTCTGCTGAGGGGATATATATTTCTATTTGAGACTGGTGGGATAATTATGGTATCACCTTTTGAAGCGATTTGACGTATTGCTTCCCCTAACCACCCTTTTGGGTAACCTCTCAGATAGTTACAGGGATTTCTAAAACAAGAGTATGAAAGAGCTAGAGATAAAATCACCATTCTTTAGGCACTTTTACTCTTAATACTCTATCAGAGAATGGTTTGTAATTGAGGAGTTTCCCAATGAGAAGTGTTGTAAAGCTGAGCCCTAATGTGAGAATGAAGAATAATCCATTATTCCTTCGAACTTCATCCCTGAAGACTGTTAATGAAAGCAAAAAGCCCGCTGCAAGGCCAATCCAAGCGTAAGTTATTTGGGGGGCGTAGTAGAAGAGTTTGTCGCCAAAAGCGTAGAATGTTGCAGCCACGCCAGCGCCAGCAAAGTAAGAGTACGCAAGGTGTCTATTGTATGGATAAATGAGGGAGCCTATTGTGAATATTATCCCAAAATGCCACGCGAAAGTTATAATCCTGTTTTTGAACCTGTTTGGGAGAACCGTACGGAGGAGAATGAGAGTTATGAGAGCGAATAAAGTTAAGTAATTCAACTCCTTGAAGGGCACAAGAATGTTAAGTACTCCAATCCCAATCGCCAAGAAAAACAAACTTCCAAATAAAATCTTCTTCATTCACTTCACTCACCAATAATTTGCATTCAAATTATTTAAAACTTGAGAATTATGTGTTAGTGAGGTGGTAGCCGAGCTATCGTGACTGGATGAGAGGAGGGATGAAAAGTCCTTATTCTCCTGATTCTTATTCTGATTTCCCCAATGGCGGGGAATTAGTCAGTTGTGCTGTTTCTTCAGTTCGTAATTGCCAATAAGAAAACCTGTAGGTACTTCATAATCATCCTACCAATATGATTAGAATTAGGGATGCAACACAAAATCTTTAATAATCTTCTCTGGCTTATGAAAGCCGGGTGGAAAAATGATAGATGAGCTGATTAAAATCCTAAACCGCGAGAACGTCGAGTGGGAAGTTTACTGGGAGATTGGTAGGGGAAGTTCATTTAAAATTGAGAAGTGTGAGCTTGAGAGAGCCCAAAGGAAATATCATTCCGGCATTGGCCTTAGGGTGGGATACAACGGAAAACAGGGCTTTTCTTATATTACCGGGCTAACCCACTCAAAAGAAGACCTTGAAAAGTTTGTTAAAAAGACCATAAAACTTGCAAAGGTCGGAGAGGTAAAGTTTTACGGGTTCCCCGAAAAAAAGTCCATTAAAAAAGTTAGCGGGATTTATGATAAGCGGATAGCGGAGCTGGAGTTTGAAGAAGCTTTGGAGCTAGGAAGGGAGATTTCTAAAAAAGAGAGCGAGCTGAGAGATAAATATGGAAGAAGCTATACTTTTTCGGGGAGATTGGCCTTTGGTGTGGCAAAAGACGGCATAGCGAACTCAAACGGAATCGAGATGGAAGAAGAAGGCACAGCAATGAGCTTTAGCGTTTACATCGTTAGAAAAGATGGAAAAGTTGGAACTGGGGATTACTACAAAGCCTCAAGAACTATGATGGACTTCGAAAGAGAGCTTGAGGAAGGGCTAGAAAAGGCTATGCAGGAGGTTGAGCTAAGCTACAATGCAAAACCGCTGGAGTCTTTTGATGGAGGGCTCGTTCTAGAGCCGCACTCAGTTGCATCAATCCTTGGACTGTTCATTTCAAACCTAAGGGGGGACAACGTATATCACAAAAGGAGCAGATTTAACAAACTGGGTGAAAGCGTTGCAAGTGAAGCGTTCACCCTCATTGATGATGCCACGCTGGAAGGCAAAATCGCGAGCTACTCTTTCGATGGCGAAGGAAATCCTTCTCAGAGAACTGTTCTGGTTGAAAGCGGTATTTTAAAGAACTTTATCTTGGATGAAACATATGCAAGGCTCCTTAAAATGGAGAGCACGGGAAATGCCGTGAGAGACTTTAGGACTCCTCCCCACATAGGAACGAGCAACATAATCGTGGAGGGAGAAAAAGAGAACCTCGAGGATTTTGAAGGGGTTATAATAAAGAAAGTCTTTGGTGAGCACACTGCAAACCCAATAAGCGGAGATTTTTCACTAACGGTTGAGCTTGGTTATGTTATCAAAAACGGTGAAGTCATTCCATTCAAGGACAACATGTTTGTGGGAAACGTTTTTGAGTTCGTAAAGTCTATAACAGCAGTAGGGAAGAAGAAAGAGGAACTTGGGGCTTTTATATCTCCCAGAGTGCTTGGTGTGGGAAGAATTGTCTGAAGAAAGGTTTAAGTTATTCAATTACATATTTTTTATTTGGTGATAGCATGAGAGTTCTGGAAGAAAAGCCCGTGAAGATTAAAGTAGTTAGAACAAGAAGAGGAGCTCTCCTCCACATGATAGAAATCTCAAAGAACCATTTCTTCCTCGAACAGAACCCGCTTAAGGATTCAAAGTACGGTGTAGCTTATAGGAAAATAAAGAACAAGTTCCCCGAATTTTATATGTTCTGGGAGATCAAGAACAACCGGTACACAGGAAGACTTTTGGTAGGTTCTTTCCTTGAAAAAGAAGAAATAGACGAATTCATTACGCTGGTCGCTCAGACAGATGAGTTCAAGAAATTTGAGCACATACTTGAAGAAATCGAAGAGGAGGAAGAAGAGGAAAAGGAGGAAAAGACAACTATTTAGCCGGCTTCCTTCCCACGACAATAACATAACCGGTATAAGGGCTTTCAAAAATCTTCATTGACTCCCAGGCATTTTTCAGACCCTTTAATCCTTCTTTTCTAAGTATCTTCAGGAATATTTTCACCTCTCTCCAGAAACCAATCTCTTTTCTCATTTCTTTCATCCACTCGGGAATTAGGTGGAATTTATCAATCACGACAACATTTATGAGCCCAGCTTTCTCAAAAAGCCTTCTCCACCCGTCGGGAGTTTCCGGCTCTTCTCCCTCAATCTCCTTAAGTTTTAGCTTCAGTTTTTCAGGTACATTCCCTCTCCAAGCAACGTCGTGTATTCCCACACAGCCATTTGGCTTAACTACACGGACCATTTCCTTTAATGCAACCTCCTTGTTAAGGAGACAGAGCGTGCACTCTGAAATGACAACATCAAAAGTGTTATCTGGGAAGGGCAATTCGTGGGCATCTGCTAAGATGAAAGTAGTTCTACCTTCCAATCCTCTCATTTTTGCTTTCTTCTTTGCTTTCTCTATCATTACATGAGAAACGTCAATTCCCACGACCTCACAACCAAAGGTTTCCGCTAAAAAGCATGCAGTTTCGCCAGTGCCGCATGCCACATCCAAAACTTTGGATTTTTCATTAATGCCGCAGAGTTCTGCTAACTCTCTTGTAATCTCCAATCCGCCGGGATGAAGGATTTCAATTCCCAAATCTTCTTCCTCTAAAATTTCTTCCAAGCTCATAACTCATCGAAAAGGATAAGGCACAAAAGTTTATACGTTTAGCGGCTCAGGGGTTGACCATCATCACAGTTCAGATACCCTAGAGTTCTTCATCGCCTACTCTAAATCTAGAAGAGGCCTTATAAAAATTATTGGAGAAGCCGAGAAATTAAATAAAGAAGAAACATCAGGCGTTCTTCCGTTTTTCTTCCAAATATTGCTTTATTCCCTTTGCGGCTTTTCTTCCGTCGCCCATTGCCAGAATTACCGTGGCTTCTCCCCTTATAGCATCCCCACCAGCAAAAACACCAGGGATGTTGGTCATTAGGTTCTCATCGACCTTTATTACTCCATACTCATCAGCCTCTATTTGCGGAAGTGTCATCCTAAGAAGCTTGCTCGTTGTTTTACCTATTGCTATCACAACCGTGTCTGCCTCAAGTGTTACTGTTTCTCCGGTGGGCACAATTTTTCTCTTTCCTCTTGCGTCTCTCTCTTCAAGGGGTTTCATTTTCATGAACTTCACTGCCTTCACTCTTCCGTTTTTGTCGCCAATGAACTCAATTGGATTGAGGAAGAACTCAAACTTGACCCCTTCCTCCTTAGCATGTGCAACTTCTTCAACTCTCGCCGTAACGTCTTCCTCTCCCCTTCTATAAGCTATTGTGACCTCCGCTCCAAGCCTCCTTGCAGTTCTCGCTGCATCCATTGCAGTGTTGCCGGCTCCAATGACTATAACTTTCTTGCCCACTTTGATGGGGGTATCGTATTCTGGGAATGCATAGGCTTTCATGAGGTTGACCCTTGTTAGGAACTCGTTCGCTGAATAGATACCATTCAGGTTTATTCCAGGAATATCTGGAAGTTTAGGGGTCCCAGCGCCGGTTCCTATGAAGATAGCATCGTACTCCTCAAGGAGTTCATCGAATGTTACAGTCCTTCCTACAATGTAGTCAGTTTTTATCTCAACGCCAAGTTTTTTGAGTTTTTCAAGCTCCTTTTCTATGGTGTCATTTGGTAATCTGAACTCGGGGATTCCGTAAACCAGAACCCCTCCAGGCTTGTGGAGGGCTTCAAATATTGTAACTTGGTAGCCCTCTTTTGCCAGCTCAGCGGCACAAGTAAGCCCAGCAGGTCCAGCCCCAATAACAGCAACTTTTTCCTTCTTCTTTTCAATTTTTGGAATAATTTCCTGAAGCAATTTTTCATCTATGCCTTTTTCCCTTGCATAATCTGCCACAAAACGCTCAAGCTTTCCGATGTTAATGGGCTCACCAACTTTGCCCATAACACACGGAGCTTCACACTGGTCTTCTTGAGGGCAAACTCTACCGGTAATTGCGGGCAAAGTATTGCACGCCCAGATAACTTCTAATGCCTCTTTAACGGCTTTTTCTGGATTGTCCTTGTTCTCGCGGAGCTTCCTTATAAAACCGGGAATGTCTATGTGAACGGGGCATCCCTGAGTGCAGGGAGCGGGATTACACTGGAGACATCTTTCCGCTTCTTTAACGGCAAGCTCAAACGTATAACCTAAATTAACTTCCATAAAACCTTTAAGCCTTTCTTCCACAGATCTTTCTGGAGTGGGGACTCTTTCCTTGATAAGCGCCATCATTGAACACCTCCTTGTTGGAGTTTAGCAAGGTAATCCTCCAAAGCCTTCCTTTCTAAGTCAGTGTAGAATCCAGACCTAGCAATAAGCTCGTCCCAGTTTACTTCATAAGCATCAAAGCTTGGACCATCTACACATGCAAATTTAACTTCCCCTCCAACGGTAACTCTACATGCACCGCACATTCCAGTCCCATCAACCATTATGGGGTGGAGATCAACTTCCATGGGTATTCCATATTCTTTAACCACTTCAAAAATAGCCTTCTGCCCTCCTGCGGGTCCAACCATGAAGACTAAATCTGGCTTTTCTTTTTCAATGAGCTCCCTTACCTTTGCTTGTCCCCTTGTGACAAGTTCTTTGAATATTTCTGGCATTCCCATGCCCTCTTTAAGTGGAAAGCTCTCTATTACATGTTTTGAAACTGCATTTTCCAACTCTTCTTTAAGGAGAACCATGGGTTCTGGAGCTATGTGAAGGGTTATTACCTCGTTTCCAATTTCTTGCCACGCTTTGGCTATTGGGTAAACCTCTACTATCCCAGTCATCATCCCTATTGCCAAAATCTTCCCAAATTTTTTCATCGGCGCTGGGTTTCCAAGGGGACCGGCTATGTTCAATATTTTGTCTCCTTCTTTTAATTCCACGTTCATTCTAAGAGTGGTCTTTCCTCTTATGAACACTACCAGTATTATCCACCCTTCCTCAGGATCCCACATTACAGGGGTTAGAGGAATCCTTTCACCGTTCTCGAATGCCCTAACTACTACAAATTGACCTGGTTGGACTTTTCTAGCTATATGTGGAGCGTGAATTTTATACAGGACATTCTTGGCGGCTATTTCCCTCTTTTCCAATATCTCGTACATAATGAACACCTCCGTACATGAGTTCAGATTTGATCATCTACTTTTGTTCAAAACTTAAGGTATTTATAAAATTATTGTAAACCAAAGGTTGAGAAGCATACTAACAGGAGAAAGGCTAAGGG comes from Thermococcus alcaliphilus and encodes:
- a CDS encoding DUF7132 family protein; translated protein: MRVLEEKPVKIKVVRTRRGALLHMIEISKNHFFLEQNPLKDSKYGVAYRKIKNKFPEFYMFWEIKNNRYTGRLLVGSFLEKEEIDEFITLVAQTDEFKKFEHILEEIEEEEEEEKEEKTTI
- a CDS encoding class I SAM-dependent methyltransferase; amino-acid sequence: MSLEEILEEEDLGIEILHPGGLEITRELAELCGINEKSKVLDVACGTGETACFLAETFGCEVVGIDVSHVMIEKAKKKAKMRGLEGRTTFILADAHELPFPDNTFDVVISECTLCLLNKEVALKEMVRVVKPNGCVGIHDVAWRGNVPEKLKLKLKEIEGEEPETPDGWRRLFEKAGLINVVVIDKFHLIPEWMKEMRKEIGFWREVKIFLKILRKEGLKGLKNAWESMKIFESPYTGYVIVVGRKPAK
- the gltA gene encoding NADPH-dependent glutamate synthase, producing MMALIKERVPTPERSVEERLKGFMEVNLGYTFELAVKEAERCLQCNPAPCTQGCPVHIDIPGFIRKLRENKDNPEKAVKEALEVIWACNTLPAITGRVCPQEDQCEAPCVMGKVGEPINIGKLERFVADYAREKGIDEKLLQEIIPKIEKKKEKVAVIGAGPAGLTCAAELAKEGYQVTIFEALHKPGGVLVYGIPEFRLPNDTIEKELEKLKKLGVEIKTDYIVGRTVTFDELLEEYDAIFIGTGAGTPKLPDIPGINLNGIYSANEFLTRVNLMKAYAFPEYDTPIKVGKKVIVIGAGNTAMDAARTARRLGAEVTIAYRRGEEDVTARVEEVAHAKEEGVKFEFFLNPIEFIGDKNGRVKAVKFMKMKPLEERDARGKRKIVPTGETVTLEADTVVIAIGKTTSKLLRMTLPQIEADEYGVIKVDENLMTNIPGVFAGGDAIRGEATVILAMGDGRKAAKGIKQYLEEKRKNA
- a CDS encoding TldD/PmbA family protein, with protein sequence MIDELIKILNRENVEWEVYWEIGRGSSFKIEKCELERAQRKYHSGIGLRVGYNGKQGFSYITGLTHSKEDLEKFVKKTIKLAKVGEVKFYGFPEKKSIKKVSGIYDKRIAELEFEEALELGREISKKESELRDKYGRSYTFSGRLAFGVAKDGIANSNGIEMEEEGTAMSFSVYIVRKDGKVGTGDYYKASRTMMDFERELEEGLEKAMQEVELSYNAKPLESFDGGLVLEPHSVASILGLFISNLRGDNVYHKRSRFNKLGESVASEAFTLIDDATLEGKIASYSFDGEGNPSQRTVLVESGILKNFILDETYARLLKMESTGNAVRDFRTPPHIGTSNIIVEGEKENLEDFEGVIIKKVFGEHTANPISGDFSLTVELGYVIKNGEVIPFKDNMFVGNVFEFVKSITAVGKKKEELGAFISPRVLGVGRIV
- a CDS encoding sulfide/dihydroorotate dehydrogenase-like FAD/NAD-binding protein — encoded protein: MYEILEKREIAAKNVLYKIHAPHIARKVQPGQFVVVRAFENGERIPLTPVMWDPEEGWIILVVFIRGKTTLRMNVELKEGDKILNIAGPLGNPAPMKKFGKILAIGMMTGIVEVYPIAKAWQEIGNEVITLHIAPEPMVLLKEELENAVSKHVIESFPLKEGMGMPEIFKELVTRGQAKVRELIEKEKPDLVFMVGPAGGQKAIFEVVKEYGIPMEVDLHPIMVDGTGMCGACRVTVGGEVKFACVDGPSFDAYEVNWDELIARSGFYTDLERKALEDYLAKLQQGGVQ